tagattgtaaataatattaaggCAAATCTAAGCAATATCTTACACTATTTACATTTATGTTTACCATGAAACTCATAATGCAgagtgaaaattttttaaattgcatgtTTTTGTAGCGATTGAAGTGTCAAATTTTTgtctagaaatataaaaacatagacattgaatatttcttgaaaaataCTTTTACCATCCCTTTAACATAACTTTAATATACCTATTTCCAATATATCTATCAAGATAAAATAACTGAgttgataaaattatatatcaggatatttattaaatttaattgaacatcttttatagtatattttttatattgttattttcttgtataaagttatttttaatattaaggcACATGCTGTACGTATCTCATTAAATTATTAGTTAATGATATATTGGATTAATAACTTTTCTAGCTTTTACACTTTTTACAATTTAAGTAGAAATTAACTTTTTCAATAAGGGAGAGATGACTgactaaataatttatatttatttaatgaattcaAGATACAGAAAAGTAATTCTAAAGACATTAAAAcaactgaaaaatttcaaaagtcaatttcattaattagAATCGATCATTATTTTGGTttttgtttcactattttatataattaatagaattatataatttaaacattattgATTGAACAACATCTTGTTTTACTTAAAGAAAGATTAAGCTTTCTACTCAAGAAAAGTATAACTATATTAGTAGATGAAGTGGTTAACTATATAAAactcaaaaaaaaaagaaaataaatggaTGGACTTTTCTTTCTTCTTAATTGTTCTAAAAGAATACATAAGAAATTATACAGATATAGGAAGCAGACTTTTAGAAATAGTTTTTTTATTGCCAATCTATTATATATGAATATGTTTTAAATGCATTGAATTTCTTTCaccattattataattttgaaaagtttACTCATATGATTTATTCTGTGTATAAAGCCGCTAAAAAGTTTGTGGGGCGCGAGAAAGTTGAAATTCCAATTTCGGACATTTATGTCAATGTAATGCATGGCAATAGAATGCATAACGATACAAAATACGATAAGGTAATGTGTAACAATACAACGTACGGTATTGTAATGAGTAACAATATGATATGAATCCTGTTTAGGTTGGAGGCTGTGACAAATTCATTTGCCCAGCATTAATGACAATTTACTGTTTGTAGATACTAGCACTATGTATTCCTCGATAACAGTCTTGATATGCGTAATTTCATCGAACTCACCTTGACGTGATAAAGGTTAATCCATATGTGAATAGAATTTGAATTTTCGTAGGAGTGTgccactcatactattaggaaTTCTTTTACTTATCTAATTAAAAACATCCGTATGTACTTGAATTTATAGAAAATAGATATACCGGGTTGGTAAGCATAAAAaataagatttgttaaaaatagaaatatcaaCGAAATTTTCATTAGTTCCTGCGTGGAAGAAAATCATCGTTTTTCGCTGTGTATTATTTAACATCTAAAAACtcttatttaatattacatattaagaAATCTTCAGTAAACTGTCAGCTGCACAGGTTGAAACAAAggggttaaaaagaaaaaataaatacatatttcttaGTTAATTTAAATCTTTATAATGAATAGtcaaatatgtatttaaaaatttaatattatacaaaataataaattaattatatttttgaagagTTATTCCGAAATAGCTATTTTAATAGCTAATTGTTTAGCTTTTCTTATCACAGCTAAGTCTGACGCAGATAGTAAACCATTTTCTTCATAAAAAGAAAGTATCGTGTCAGCTGCAGCAACTACATTATTTGGATGAACATTTACAGCTAGTACATCGGTTTCGTCCATATTTTCTAAaacagaaagaagaaaaattaaaaatcttaataaATATTAGCAGCTATATGCAATATCAActcaataattatataaccgaatttttacaaatattttttaacattttttatttaaaaaatgcaggAATATCTATATAAGTAATTACTGATTTTCAAATTGtactaaacaaatttttttccaGTAATTCTTTATAAAAGCTTTCATTAGCTTCATCATCTAAAATTTGTTTCAGTACACATtgttcatttgcaaatttttatgtacatgATTTCTTTTAATCATTAAGTGTTTATAAACAACATTATAAAGAATACTAATTGTATCACAaactatgaatattttatttttttagaaagatattttttaatataatacacaTACCTTCTGCATATTCTTGAGCTACCAGTTCAATTAATTCAGTATTTGTAGGTACAGTTGTTTTCTCGGTTGTGTCACTTTCTTTCGTGCTAATCCAACTTTGAACTGATCTCTCCTCCGCGTCTTGGTACTCATTAATTTGACGTATATTGCTCAAAATGTCATCATCCGTAATGGTTTGTTCCATCTCTTCACTGCTACTATCGTCATAATGACTGGGTAAAATTTTCTTCcaatgttttaaaattgttgCTTCGGTCACCCCGTCCCAAACATCGCTCATCCAGTAAAGAATGTCTTTGATAGTAATTGATCTTAAATGAGCAGCCAAATTAATTCCATTCTTTTGCGCAAAAAGTATCGAATGTAAAAAGTGTAACTTATAACGCCTCTTGAGGTCGTCCGTTATGGTTCGATCAACCGGCTGTAACACTTCCGACGTATTAGCTCGTAAAAATCTTATTTTTATGTCTCCTTCAATAGCGTTAACGTCGAAAGAGGCATAACAAGGCGCATAGTCAACGAAAAGCAGTGCTTTCGCCGGAAGGCCTTTTTCTGTTAAAAATGTCGTCACTCGTGGTACAAATTCATTACGAAAccaattttcgaaaatttctgCAGTCATCCAACCGTTTGTCTGAGGAACATAATGTACAGGAAGTGTACCTTGTGACACGGTATGTAACGATTTAGGTTTAGTAGATTTACCAATGACAACTAACGGAAGCTTCATGCTAGCATCTCCGTTGGTACAAAGTATAACTGTGTGGCGTTCTTTAAGTTCTGTAAGTTTAATCTGCGATTTTTCTGCGAACGACTTCTTTGGCATCATTTTTCCATTTAGATCAGTTTTCTCAGCATTAAAAATCTGACACAATTGTAATTCATTTTCCTTTATCATATTTTCTATATCGTCTCTAAAAACAGGCGCAGCTGGTACATCTGTCGAAAATCTTTTGCCGTATACAGCATATTGACGTATACCGTATTTGTTTTTCCAGTGGTTTAACCATCCTTCGCTTGCGACAAATTTCTTTTCTATTCCCATTTCCTTATGCAGTTCTAATGCCTTTTCTGAAATATAATTCTGTTTTTTAATCGCTTTTTTATGATTTGTATTTCTTAATTGTTGCAAAATATTTAGTGCAAATTGTTTTATACTATAGCAGAAATCCCAAACTGTGGAATCTTTACTAGCGCATCGACGAACCAATTTTGGGGTGggttttgttaaatattaaaatataaaaaattgttaagcattttttttatttttacaactaCCATTTTCGAAAATAGGAAGTCTGaaatagaattttagaactttgaggtTTTGGGTTTGAATTTGTGAAccttgaaattgtggaattttaagatttagaatGTCGAAACTTTTAGGTCTCTGGAGTTTCTTAACTTTGAGACTTttaaagttttgtaattttgtaattttaaaaaacaataaaCGAGTAAGTCATACAATTCACATatagtttggaaaattttatactaaacaaaaataattcacaatacaacaatgttaaaattaatataaaaaataataattataattttgtaaaattagcaCATCTCTCCGATTCCAATGATCGCGACATGTATTATAAAGATCAATGTCTCAAATAAtactgtattataaaatttaacattatttttttcatttactaatgtaaaaatttgtaaataaaatttgagcTATTGCCACAGTtaactagaatttttatttctataatttttgttattatttaggGATCTCAatcttatattaaaataaatttcgtaaCCATGCAGATTAATGTCATACTgtggaatattttttaacaatataataaatgcTATTAAAAATACTCCTGTATATATGTTTAATGTTGAAGAAGAGCAGTGATTATATGTTATAAATGATGACGAATAAAATAGGGTCGGGTGTTATAAATAACAACCTACTAATCACTTGACCCATAGTATATACATGAAATAACATATTTAGAATATTGACCTTCATGTCATATGTCACGATCACTGAAATTGGTGGGATATTCTACATAATtatcatatttaatataatccaaattccacaaaataaCTTTTATATACAACTATctacatttatattaatatacaaaatataattttgaaattatataacAATGATTCAAAATTAAAGCGAGGAATGTAAAATGTGGCAATTAAATATTATCGAAAATATTACTTGCATGAAAAAATATTGTTAGGaaaaaatgaagtattttaAGAAGTACACATTTcaccttaatttaattttttgtacatGGATATTTAAAAGCTAAtaccatttttttaaatagaatcatgtattatttttttatctctCAAATTACTGTTTTATTGAAGTATTAACAAAGATATATCTTACTATCTTTTTTTTAAAATGATCCGcataaaaaaatatgcaatcTCATTAAATAGGAAGGTGACGAATTTAAAACATCCTTTATATTTTCACGTACaaaaaactaaattaaaatacttCAATTTGCACTAACAATGTTATTAGATTACCAATACCCTCGATAATATTTAATTGTCACGTTTTATATACCTCGttctacatattttaaattatacatccATCTAttctaacaataaaaaaaatttaaataatatacagggtgtcccacctAACTCTGTCACccttaattattttgttatttaaaaatataaaaaaattcttcagGACGAAGTTATAGTATTTAACGGGAGAAATTAGCCTAGAGGGGTGGTCATCCCAAGGTTATATCTTCTGAGATTTCATAGTGACCTCTGTGCTTTTAAAATGGAACTTCATATTTCTTTTTAAGTAAATCGATTCTTTGGAACATTGTACGTAAAAAAGCACTTATGggcataattttgaaaatatttattagttcCTAAAatgtgttaaatttttatataaaatatctcagtaattattgttttttttttaatactgttAATACTTTTATCTAAATAAAAGACTTAATACTggtagtatacagggtgttaccagtaacgctactcacgatttttctcccacttgcagccaccttacgaaaaaatgtttaggacaatattagcagggtatgaagtgcacaatagatattagtaaagcaaatttttaaaacagtttgttctcttggcaaagtcaaggtcaccttgggttttttaaataggaacatacatttttttttaatcatagctttagaggacatcgagacgaattcaaaacaaatattacatgat
The Megachile rotundata isolate GNS110a chromosome 5, iyMegRotu1, whole genome shotgun sequence DNA segment above includes these coding regions:
- the LOC105662422 gene encoding jerky protein homolog-like, which codes for MEGIEGNIETIDGNVESMNGNIESVDKSMEKLEGTRKIMEENMKRIEVTRKRMEGSMEMMEANMEMMEGNMERMGVFIKSEPFEYYEPEKRKRKNFSILEKLKILEELDSVKSVKAIMEKYGVPERTLRGWKGKRFKLEELNNTYILTNNSKRIRVTPLDQLEEALYIWFKCTIESGISLTGPLVTKKALELHKEMGIEKKFVASEGWLNHWKNKYGIRQYAVYGKRFSTDVPAAPVFRDDIENMIKENELQLCQIFNAEKTDLNGKMMPKKSFAEKSQIKLTELKERHTVILCTNGDASMKLPLVVIGKSTKPKSLHTVSQGTLPVHYVPQTNGWMTAEIFENWFRNEFVPRVTTFLTEKGLPAKALLFVDYAPCYASFDVNAIEGDIKIRFLRANTSEVLQPVDRTITDDLKRRYKLHFLHSILFAQKNGINLAAHLRSITIKDILYWMSDVWDGVTEATILKHWKKILPSHYDDSSSEEMEQTITDDDILSNIRQINEYQDAEERSVQSWISTKESDTTEKTTVPTNTELIELVAQEYAEENMDETDVLAVNVHPNNVVAAADTILSFYEENGLLSASDLAVIRKAKQLAIKIAISE